A genomic segment from Lutibacter sp. A80 encodes:
- a CDS encoding sulfatase, whose translation MKIKVLKISFLFFAVIFNSCKNVSKEPETATLIERPNVILFVADDHGTDALGCYGNKVIQTPNLDKLASEGTIFKNAYCTSASCAASRSVILTGKFGHATGSYGHVHDYHHFSTYDNVKSLPVLLENSGYETARIGKYHVAPEKVYHFNTVLEADPRNTVEMAEQCGGVLNSDKPFFLYFCTDDPHRGHPFEPDPWNTPNNFGNKSEGYKGVETIVYNPEDVLVPNFLPDTKESREEIAQYYQSISRIDQGFGKLMKMLQESGKANNTIVMYISDNGMAFPGAKTTVNEPGIKLPCIIKDPTHSTKGIINNAMISWVDLTPTILDMAKVKYKPEDFHGKSFKNIIAEKKSEEWNEIYASHTFHEITMYYPMRVVRSGDYKLIWNIVWRLEYPFASDLWASSTWQSNYRAKEEYFGSKKVKDFLFRPEFELYNLAEDPEELNNLVLQKDYEKELEIMKTKMKAFQIKTEDPWYIMWGHDASLQGTGVNL comes from the coding sequence ATGAAAATAAAAGTTTTAAAAATTAGTTTTTTATTTTTTGCCGTTATTTTTAATAGTTGTAAAAATGTGTCTAAAGAACCTGAAACAGCAACATTAATTGAAAGACCAAATGTTATTTTATTTGTAGCTGATGATCACGGAACAGATGCTTTGGGTTGTTATGGAAATAAGGTAATTCAAACTCCAAATTTAGATAAATTGGCTTCCGAAGGAACGATTTTTAAAAATGCATATTGTACAAGTGCAAGTTGTGCGGCAAGTAGGTCGGTAATTTTAACAGGAAAGTTTGGACACGCAACAGGTTCTTATGGTCATGTGCACGATTACCATCATTTTAGTACCTATGATAATGTAAAATCTTTACCAGTTTTATTAGAAAATTCTGGGTACGAAACTGCCCGAATTGGAAAATACCACGTAGCACCGGAAAAAGTTTATCATTTTAATACGGTTTTGGAAGCAGATCCTAGAAATACAGTTGAAATGGCAGAACAGTGTGGAGGTGTTTTAAATTCAGATAAACCATTCTTTTTATATTTCTGTACTGATGATCCACATAGAGGACACCCTTTTGAACCAGACCCTTGGAATACCCCTAATAATTTTGGGAATAAGTCAGAAGGTTATAAAGGTGTTGAAACTATAGTGTATAATCCAGAAGATGTATTAGTTCCTAACTTTTTACCCGATACAAAAGAGAGTAGAGAAGAGATAGCTCAATACTATCAAAGTATTTCAAGAATTGATCAAGGTTTTGGTAAATTAATGAAAATGTTACAAGAATCTGGTAAAGCAAACAATACAATTGTAATGTATATTTCAGATAATGGAATGGCTTTTCCAGGAGCTAAAACAACAGTAAATGAACCAGGAATAAAATTACCGTGTATTATTAAAGATCCTACACATTCAACAAAAGGAATTATAAATAATGCAATGATTTCTTGGGTAGATTTAACACCCACCATTTTAGATATGGCTAAGGTTAAATATAAACCAGAAGATTTTCATGGAAAATCTTTTAAAAATATTATAGCAGAAAAAAAATCAGAAGAATGGAACGAGATTTACGCATCACATACATTTCATGAAATTACAATGTATTATCCAATGCGTGTAGTTAGAAGTGGTGATTATAAGTTAATTTGGAATATAGTTTGGCGTTTAGAATATCCATTTGCCTCAGATTTATGGGCTTCTTCAACATGGCAAAGTAATTATAGAGCTAAAGAAGAATATTTTGGTTCAAAAAAAGTAAAAGATTTTTTGTTTAGACCTGAGTTTGAGTTGTACAATTTAGCCGAAGATCCTGAAGAGTTGAACAATTTGGTGTTACAAAAAGATTATGAAAAAGAATTAGAAATTATGAAAACAAAAATGAAAGCATTTCAAATTAAAACAGAAGATCCTTGGTATATTATGTGGGGACACGATGCATCATTACAAGGGACAGGAGTAAATCTTTAA
- a CDS encoding two-component regulator propeller domain-containing protein translates to MLKKSYLLIILILLYNNGVFSQEETLKYSEKLSISNGLAHNGVTSILEDSRGFLWFGTYDGINRYDGYEVKTYKNTIDQNILTSNRVRAISEDKKGNLWFGTDEGISIYDESQENFEKIYSNQLLGKNSSGPIVRNILIDEVGGSIICATEGAGIVVFNEDYTVSGQYIPSGENFENNILFYKGIKLNNSNYIFTTSSGLIHFNLTSREFSRVLNDEIDYCNSVIKLDRETLLITLLNGVACVDYEFKNNRFSYKLVYKTLENYQFNSLLVDPLQKLWLGTLNDGLIKIDNVNSLMNETPFKIKTFKDDLKILRMSFIVATKNNNCWAATFNKGLYKFNINQNPFKHYNIKMGHKHGLLTNSVTHVAPIDNDRVYLTASFGGLALFNTKTEKFEKVPLKISKQQLLNITSVFVDSKKNIWFRSGKEKILYRIKDGTSSLEKVILENLSITDLIGVRSFTEDKYGNIWIGLNNDVYKISLDKINNIKNVVSLNKNVLFKDKKLSLARYIYADPIYNYIWIGADSDGLFRISYKENDKIEDLKIDRYVKDDKNPLSISSNFVTSIIRLPNEELWVGTEGGGVCKVLNSNSNPEFISYTEKDGLSNNVVKSILYDDDYNLWISTNIGLNKYNVKDASFRRFNDSDGLPFEDFWFAASRLENGNMLFSGLDGFCYINPKNIENDEKLPKLEFENFKLFNKIILPGDTVNNRVLFKNHLTNSKVIELKYNENVFSLDLTSLHFSNPENHKLRYKLTPINEEWIEVPSSQKTIYYNGLQPGPYELNVMASNSLNEWTEPKKLKIIITPPFWKTTKAYLLYTLLIGLIIFLVVRVILKIQSLNYKVQIEQIEINNVKELNKAKLQFFSNISHEIKTPLTLISGPISILINRFKNNTDVNEKLEIVKRQSKKISQLVDQVHDFQRSDANLLKMHYSTFCFDTFINELLTDFKFLAINDDKNLEVISESDKIYVSADKDKLEKILNNLLNNAFKYTKAKDTIKIVYKKEQNNLVLKVCDTGRGIDKDDIEHIFERFYQSQKKHSTYIGGSGIGLAFSKRLVDMHYGYIKAESELNEGTKFTMVLPIVQTEFNEYQKEKELEILTAEKTYTPNQNFENGVDISGIDVNSEFTNSKIFFAEDNSDMRKFVSGILSNFFQIKSFVNGKECIDEMENEWPDVVISDVLMPEMNGFDLCKRIKSNIKTSHIPVILLTASTSIEDQLHGLKDGADSYIKKPFNIQYLITRIESILKNRKQLRERYKMDFPLSIDRDETNSKDEVFLEKLYSLIKENLDNQNLDLNSFAKELYLNRTHFYQKVKVLTNQTPFELLKNYRLKKAAEFLLQKKISVNEVYVMTGFKSRTHFTKLFKEKFNTTPGKYAAEIKKKFNS, encoded by the coding sequence ATGTTAAAGAAAAGTTACTTACTAATAATTCTAATTTTACTTTATAATAATGGGGTGTTTTCACAGGAAGAAACCCTTAAATATTCTGAGAAATTAAGTATTTCTAATGGTTTAGCTCATAATGGGGTAACTTCAATTTTAGAAGATTCTAGAGGGTTTTTATGGTTTGGTACCTATGATGGCATAAATAGGTATGATGGATATGAAGTAAAAACATATAAAAATACGATAGACCAGAATATTTTAACAAGTAATAGAGTTAGAGCAATTAGTGAGGATAAAAAAGGAAACTTATGGTTTGGAACTGATGAAGGAATTTCAATTTATGACGAATCTCAGGAAAATTTTGAAAAAATTTATTCAAATCAACTTTTAGGTAAAAATAGTAGTGGGCCTATTGTTAGAAATATTCTAATTGATGAAGTAGGAGGTTCAATAATTTGTGCTACTGAGGGGGCTGGTATTGTTGTGTTTAATGAAGATTATACTGTTTCAGGTCAATACATTCCTTCTGGAGAAAATTTTGAGAATAATATTCTGTTTTATAAAGGTATAAAGTTAAATAATTCCAACTATATTTTTACAACTTCAAGCGGTTTAATTCATTTTAACTTAACAAGTAGAGAGTTTAGTAGAGTATTAAATGATGAAATAGATTATTGTAACTCTGTAATTAAATTAGATAGAGAAACCTTATTAATTACCCTTTTAAATGGGGTGGCATGTGTAGATTATGAATTCAAAAATAATAGATTTAGTTATAAACTAGTTTATAAAACTCTAGAGAATTATCAATTTAATAGTCTATTAGTTGATCCTTTACAAAAATTGTGGTTAGGTACACTTAATGATGGTTTAATTAAAATTGATAATGTTAATTCTTTAATGAATGAAACTCCTTTTAAAATTAAGACATTTAAGGATGACTTGAAAATTTTAAGAATGAGTTTTATAGTTGCTACTAAAAACAATAATTGTTGGGCAGCAACTTTTAATAAAGGTTTATATAAATTTAATATAAACCAAAATCCTTTTAAACATTATAATATTAAAATGGGGCATAAACATGGTTTGCTAACAAATAGTGTAACGCATGTGGCTCCAATAGATAATGATAGAGTTTATCTAACAGCTAGTTTTGGTGGTCTGGCTTTATTTAATACTAAAACAGAAAAGTTTGAAAAAGTTCCTTTAAAAATATCAAAGCAACAATTGTTAAACATAACTTCTGTATTTGTAGATTCAAAAAAAAATATTTGGTTTAGAAGTGGTAAGGAGAAGATTTTATATAGAATTAAAGATGGAACATCTTCATTAGAAAAAGTAATTTTAGAAAATCTTTCAATAACAGATCTTATTGGTGTTCGTTCTTTCACGGAAGATAAATATGGAAATATTTGGATAGGATTAAATAATGATGTTTATAAAATATCACTTGATAAAATAAATAATATCAAAAATGTTGTATCACTAAATAAAAACGTGTTATTTAAAGATAAAAAGTTATCACTTGCACGTTATATATATGCCGATCCAATTTATAATTATATATGGATAGGTGCTGATTCTGATGGTTTATTTAGAATTAGTTATAAAGAAAATGACAAGATTGAAGATTTAAAGATTGATAGGTATGTTAAGGATGATAAAAACCCATTATCAATTTCAAGTAATTTTGTAACTTCTATTATACGTTTACCTAATGAAGAACTTTGGGTTGGAACTGAAGGAGGAGGAGTTTGTAAAGTTTTAAATAGTAATAGCAATCCCGAATTTATTTCTTATACAGAAAAAGATGGTTTATCTAACAATGTTGTAAAAAGTATTTTATATGATGATGACTATAATCTATGGATTTCAACAAATATAGGACTTAATAAATACAATGTAAAAGATGCAAGTTTTAGACGATTTAATGATTCTGATGGGTTGCCTTTTGAAGATTTTTGGTTTGCAGCGAGTAGATTAGAAAATGGTAATATGTTGTTTTCAGGTTTAGATGGATTTTGTTATATAAATCCTAAAAATATAGAAAATGACGAAAAACTTCCTAAATTAGAATTTGAAAACTTTAAGTTATTCAATAAAATAATTTTACCCGGAGATACTGTTAATAATAGAGTTTTATTTAAAAATCATTTAACTAATTCTAAAGTAATTGAATTAAAGTATAATGAGAATGTTTTTTCTTTAGATTTAACAAGTCTACATTTTTCTAATCCCGAAAATCATAAATTAAGATATAAATTAACACCTATAAATGAAGAATGGATTGAGGTGCCTTCAAGTCAAAAAACAATTTATTACAACGGACTTCAACCTGGACCTTATGAATTAAATGTTATGGCCTCAAATTCATTAAATGAGTGGACTGAGCCAAAGAAATTGAAAATTATAATTACACCACCATTTTGGAAAACAACAAAGGCATATTTACTTTACACACTTTTAATAGGGTTAATTATATTTTTAGTAGTTAGAGTTATTTTAAAAATTCAATCGTTAAATTATAAAGTTCAAATAGAACAAATAGAAATTAATAATGTAAAAGAATTAAATAAAGCAAAGCTTCAATTTTTTTCTAATATATCACACGAAATAAAAACACCATTAACTTTAATATCTGGACCTATTTCAATTTTAATAAACCGTTTTAAAAATAATACAGATGTTAATGAAAAGTTAGAAATAGTTAAACGACAATCAAAAAAAATTTCACAATTGGTTGATCAAGTTCATGATTTTCAAAGGTCTGATGCAAATTTGCTGAAAATGCATTATTCAACGTTTTGTTTTGATACTTTTATTAACGAGTTACTTACAGATTTTAAATTTTTAGCAATTAATGACGATAAAAATCTTGAAGTTATAAGTGAATCAGATAAAATTTATGTGTCTGCCGATAAAGATAAGTTAGAAAAAATATTAAATAATTTATTAAACAACGCCTTTAAGTATACTAAAGCAAAGGATACCATTAAAATTGTCTATAAAAAAGAACAAAACAATTTAGTTTTAAAAGTTTGTGATACTGGTAGAGGAATTGATAAAGATGATATTGAACATATTTTTGAACGATTTTATCAATCTCAAAAAAAACACAGCACATATATTGGAGGCTCAGGTATAGGGTTAGCTTTTTCTAAACGTTTAGTAGATATGCATTATGGATATATTAAAGCAGAAAGCGAGTTAAATGAAGGAACAAAGTTTACAATGGTTTTGCCAATTGTACAAACCGAATTTAATGAATATCAAAAAGAAAAAGAACTTGAAATATTAACGGCAGAAAAAACATATACTCCAAATCAAAATTTTGAAAACGGTGTTGATATAAGTGGTATTGACGTTAACAGTGAATTTACTAATTCAAAAATATTTTTTGCAGAAGATAATAGCGACATGAGAAAGTTTGTTTCAGGTATACTTTCAAATTTTTTCCAAATAAAATCATTTGTTAACGGAAAAGAATGTATTGATGAAATGGAAAACGAATGGCCAGATGTTGTTATAAGTGATGTTTTAATGCCTGAAATGAACGGGTTTGATTTGTGTAAACGTATAAAATCTAATATTAAAACAAGTCATATTCCAGTAATATTATTAACGGCTAGTACTTCTATTGAAGATCAATTACATGGTTTAAAAGATGGGGCTGATTCATATATTAAAAAACCTTTTAATATTCAATATTTGATAACTAGAATTGAATCTATTCTTAAAAATAGAAAGCAACTTAGAGAACGCTATAAAATGGATTTTCCTTTAAGTATAGATAGGGATGAAACCAATTCTAAAGATGAAGTTTTTCTTGAAAAATTATATAGTTTAATAAAAGAAAATTTAGATAATCAAAATTTAGATTTAAATAGTTTTGCTAAAGAACTGTATTTAAATAGAACTCATTTTTATCAAAAGGTAAAGGTGCTTACAAACCAAACACCTTTTGAATTACTTAAAAATTATAGATTAAAAAAAGCAGCTGAATTTTTATTACAAAAGAAAATTTCAGTAAATGAAGTTTATGTAATGACTGGTTTTAAAAGCCGCACGCATTTTACCAAACTCTTTAAAGAAAAATTTAATACAACTCCTGGTAAGTACGCAGCAGAAATTAAGAAAAAATTTAATTCGTAG
- a CDS encoding multiheme c-type cytochrome has product MNTKVNSSELNYLLFKYSILILSFIFISCNSKKENEYSPLQIALNNHKHDEGFIGSKNCLECHKTEYNEWMGSDHQLAMQIPTDSTVLGDFNNTKYTIYGVTSTFYKKDSLFIVNTQGPDGKYADFEVKYTFGVYPLQQYLVIFPKGNLQVLTPFWDSRSKEDGGQKWQHLYPDEFIASHDELNWGRALQNWNYMCAECHSTNVKKNYNPDTQAYNTTFDEINVSCEACHGPGDLHEKWAKDTLQNVENMGFVFDIMDRDPSRWIIDPETAKVSRSKPRTSNMQVEWCGRCHSRRAQLTDEFTFGKVLEHTHQVAYLDYPLYNDDGTNNDEDYVYGSFLQSKMYAKGVTCKDCHNVHSGELKGGKENVCFQCHMPTKYKTREHHKHDENGTGASCVSCHLPKITIMVVDPRSDHSMRIPRPDISVKTGAVNACNNCHTDKSNEWAAKEFKNWYGNKYDTIPHYGFAFHNIRTNKQDAQSDLNKVINDKDMANIVVGTAIRFQDFNNNPLAFENLKMALASTSPVVRRAGLESLRNLSKQQQYKYALPLANDTVYGVRHMANSLIYDVPTTNLPTEQKQAVDKARKEYINQLLYWQDRSLGLSSIGVAAIGLGKLDQAEDYFKKAVALDTLNLIVKVNYADLKRMQGKNEECISLLKEVIAIDKTFSMAYQALAFAYIRIGDKTKAFKTLETAKSIVKNDAQNHYYYAVMQNDSGKEKEAIKTITEALKEYPNNEQLLTLAYSIYKNKGDSTKAENVLNTLIKVFPHSNQYQQVKNSN; this is encoded by the coding sequence ATGAATACAAAAGTAAATTCATCCGAACTAAATTACTTATTATTTAAATATTCAATTTTAATTCTAAGTTTTATTTTTATTTCTTGTAACTCAAAAAAAGAAAATGAATACTCCCCTCTTCAAATTGCATTAAACAATCACAAACATGATGAAGGTTTTATAGGCTCTAAAAACTGCCTAGAATGTCACAAAACTGAATACAATGAATGGATGGGGTCAGACCATCAACTAGCTATGCAAATACCAACAGACAGCACTGTTTTGGGTGATTTTAATAATACTAAATATACAATTTATGGTGTAACAAGTACTTTTTATAAAAAAGACAGCTTGTTTATAGTCAATACCCAAGGACCTGACGGAAAATATGCTGATTTTGAAGTAAAATATACCTTTGGAGTTTACCCTTTACAACAATACTTAGTTATATTTCCTAAGGGTAATCTACAAGTACTCACTCCATTTTGGGATTCACGTTCAAAAGAAGATGGTGGTCAAAAATGGCAGCACTTATACCCTGATGAGTTTATAGCTTCACACGACGAACTAAATTGGGGAAGAGCTTTACAAAATTGGAATTATATGTGTGCCGAATGCCATTCAACCAATGTTAAAAAAAATTACAATCCAGATACACAAGCTTACAATACAACTTTTGATGAAATAAATGTTTCTTGTGAAGCTTGTCACGGACCAGGTGATCTACACGAAAAATGGGCAAAAGATACCCTTCAAAATGTAGAGAACATGGGATTTGTTTTCGATATAATGGATAGAGATCCTAGCAGATGGATTATAGATCCTGAGACAGCAAAAGTTTCGCGTTCAAAACCTAGAACTTCAAATATGCAAGTAGAATGGTGTGGTCGTTGTCATTCAAGAAGAGCTCAACTAACAGATGAATTTACCTTTGGAAAAGTGCTTGAACATACACACCAGGTAGCTTATTTAGATTATCCTTTATATAATGATGATGGTACTAACAATGATGAAGATTACGTATATGGCTCTTTCCTACAAAGTAAAATGTACGCAAAAGGTGTTACTTGTAAAGATTGTCATAATGTACATAGTGGAGAGTTAAAAGGAGGCAAAGAAAATGTTTGTTTTCAATGTCATATGCCTACTAAATACAAAACCAGAGAACACCATAAACATGATGAAAACGGAACTGGAGCAAGCTGTGTAAGTTGCCATTTACCAAAAATTACTATAATGGTAGTTGATCCTCGTTCAGACCACAGTATGCGAATTCCAAGACCTGATATTAGTGTAAAAACAGGAGCTGTAAATGCTTGTAATAATTGTCATACAGATAAGTCGAATGAGTGGGCTGCGAAGGAATTTAAAAATTGGTATGGCAATAAATATGATACCATACCACATTATGGCTTTGCTTTTCATAATATAAGAACAAATAAACAAGATGCACAATCCGACTTAAATAAAGTTATAAATGATAAAGATATGGCAAATATTGTAGTTGGTACTGCAATTAGATTTCAAGATTTTAACAATAACCCTTTAGCTTTTGAAAATTTAAAAATGGCACTAGCATCTACAAGTCCTGTGGTAAGAAGAGCTGGATTGGAATCTTTAAGAAATCTATCTAAACAACAACAATATAAATATGCTTTACCTTTAGCTAATGATACCGTTTATGGTGTTAGACATATGGCTAATAGCTTAATTTATGACGTCCCTACAACAAATTTACCTACAGAACAAAAACAAGCTGTTGATAAAGCAAGAAAAGAATATATCAATCAATTATTATATTGGCAAGATCGCTCTTTAGGATTATCATCTATAGGTGTTGCAGCAATAGGTTTAGGAAAATTAGATCAGGCTGAAGATTATTTTAAAAAAGCAGTAGCATTAGATACCTTAAATTTAATTGTAAAAGTTAACTATGCAGACTTAAAAAGAATGCAAGGTAAAAATGAGGAATGCATTTCGTTATTAAAAGAGGTTATAGCAATAGATAAAACCTTTTCAATGGCATATCAAGCATTGGCTTTTGCATATATTAGAATAGGTGATAAAACAAAGGCTTTTAAAACATTAGAAACTGCCAAGTCTATAGTTAAAAATGATGCTCAAAACCACTACTATTATGCTGTAATGCAAAATGATTCAGGTAAAGAAAAAGAAGCAATTAAAACTATTACAGAAGCTTTAAAGGAATATCCGAACAATGAACAGCTATTGACTTTAGCTTATTCTATTTATAAAAATAAAGGAGATTCTACTAAAGCTGAAAATGTTTTAAATACATTAATAAAAGTATTTCCACATAGTAATCAATACCAGCAAGTTAAAAATTCAAATTAA
- a CDS encoding FG-GAP-like repeat-containing protein gives MKKNLLLILVVITFNISAQTTMPSFRDAKIISKKIVIEPSTPVTINYTISGSLTKKIILNITNSGEYAGLSVFVNGELLMDDFNIPTKGKQKITSLITFKKLGKVKIKFQSLDETLTINNIYFEDLPKLNLPVFKDITVKAGMDKVSSIKYGGPSIADIDNDGDYDFIVNNHNAETSKLYWNNGDGTVTKHYQDLSRWFKHDLHGTSLGDFDNDGDLDLVLEQGGGNGTNPSTLNFYLNDNNKLILYTGDVGIDKGARGRSSRWVDMDLDGDLDLIIVNESSLKFDKPQHFFYENNGNATFKYRSVKGIEDVEESRVLVTDFNNDMIDDLIFYGSLSFWKGNGDFTYTNVTNLVPENIQSLTQIMAVTDIDIDNDGDLDLYLARGLLFEHGEGEAPSLDFNPITKELALKTRGYKGEDAFDFTSEGFIKLHKYYYLEQGSLLGKDYPIFMGENKTRKIVKSGEELVIYPKIAEGWPKDISENGFYIGYLGNSKWRVILVRDDNFFWQYRFSLSNISSVTPKFTPHNRNHSDILLRNDGNKFIDVSKEWKLPRGGNSLGVTTGDFNNDSYQDLFVYRWGRVGARVSDYMLLNTGKNSFETTTMHGANDVGGPGNGDMGQAFDFDLDGKLDLLNGSEGGEWYLYSNETVTQGNFVLVRVGYAPKSNVDPISAEVIVNTANNEYRKRVGSSGEVFSQSLMNIIHFGLGNENKIERIKIIWRNGETIEFKNKDANVIYDTDKIDPKSISIEPLTIRKGSKIALNLSVTPKNANSSASWLTSDESIISVDERGIAEAHGAINRTATITATSKANGLIAKRDIEIVKWTPKPVTSIIINAEKTKLYTGQSAKLTAIILPENADNSELTWESNNSNVLTVDNKGIVKAKTPGTAIIRAATADNSVFSEIKIKIEPFVAPYIKIVNKAEIKKQPLKIGNNLKVSVIYNAGSENRIISADEGGIRFWLRHFKSKWIPVKDVVLTDKEVLYTESGTATKTFSLRGLVPSKKLPKGHFYQLRVTFTASNGEMYSDDILPLEIEVN, from the coding sequence ATGAAAAAAAATTTACTTTTAATTTTAGTCGTAATAACTTTTAATATTTCAGCTCAAACTACAATGCCCTCTTTTAGAGATGCAAAAATTATATCTAAGAAAATAGTTATTGAACCTTCAACACCAGTAACAATAAATTACACAATAAGCGGTAGTTTAACAAAAAAAATTATTTTAAATATTACCAACTCTGGAGAATATGCAGGTTTAAGTGTTTTTGTTAATGGTGAACTTTTAATGGATGACTTTAATATTCCAACAAAAGGGAAGCAAAAAATAACAAGTCTGATAACTTTTAAAAAATTAGGTAAAGTGAAAATTAAATTTCAATCACTTGATGAAACATTAACGATTAATAACATTTATTTTGAAGATCTTCCTAAATTAAATTTACCAGTTTTTAAAGATATTACTGTAAAAGCAGGAATGGATAAAGTAAGTTCTATTAAATATGGAGGCCCCTCAATTGCGGATATTGATAATGATGGTGATTATGATTTTATTGTAAACAATCATAATGCTGAAACTAGTAAACTATACTGGAATAATGGTGATGGAACCGTTACAAAACATTACCAAGATTTATCAAGATGGTTTAAACACGATTTGCATGGTACATCTCTTGGAGATTTTGACAATGATGGAGATCTTGATCTTGTTTTAGAACAAGGAGGAGGTAATGGAACAAATCCTTCAACACTTAATTTTTATTTGAATGATAATAATAAACTTATTCTATATACTGGTGATGTTGGAATTGATAAAGGTGCTAGAGGTCGTAGTTCTAGATGGGTAGATATGGATTTAGATGGAGATCTTGATTTAATTATTGTTAATGAGTCTAGTCTTAAATTCGACAAGCCTCAACACTTTTTTTATGAAAACAACGGTAATGCTACTTTTAAATACAGATCTGTAAAAGGAATTGAAGATGTTGAAGAATCACGTGTTTTAGTCACAGATTTTAATAATGATATGATTGATGATCTTATTTTTTACGGTTCTTTGTCTTTTTGGAAAGGGAATGGAGATTTTACCTATACCAATGTAACAAATCTTGTTCCAGAGAATATTCAGTCATTGACACAGATTATGGCTGTAACTGATATTGATATTGATAATGATGGTGATTTAGATCTTTATTTGGCTCGTGGATTACTTTTTGAACATGGCGAAGGTGAAGCTCCTTCATTAGATTTTAACCCAATAACTAAAGAATTAGCTCTAAAAACTAGAGGCTATAAAGGGGAGGATGCATTTGATTTTACATCAGAAGGATTTATAAAATTACATAAATATTATTATTTAGAGCAAGGTTCTTTGTTAGGTAAAGATTATCCTATTTTTATGGGTGAAAATAAAACGCGTAAAATTGTAAAATCGGGTGAAGAATTAGTCATTTATCCAAAAATAGCAGAAGGTTGGCCAAAAGATATTTCAGAAAATGGTTTTTATATTGGATATTTAGGTAATTCAAAATGGAGGGTTATCCTGGTTCGCGATGATAATTTCTTTTGGCAATATAGATTTAGTCTTTCAAATATATCGAGTGTAACTCCAAAATTCACTCCGCATAATAGAAATCATTCAGATATTTTATTACGAAATGATGGTAATAAATTTATTGACGTTTCAAAAGAATGGAAGCTTCCTAGAGGAGGAAATTCACTTGGTGTTACTACTGGAGATTTTAATAACGATAGTTACCAAGATCTTTTTGTATATAGATGGGGTAGAGTTGGAGCAAGAGTATCAGATTATATGCTTTTAAACACAGGAAAGAATTCATTTGAAACAACAACAATGCATGGAGCAAACGATGTTGGTGGCCCCGGTAATGGAGATATGGGGCAGGCATTTGATTTTGATTTGGATGGTAAACTAGATTTATTAAATGGAAGTGAAGGTGGAGAATGGTATTTGTATAGCAATGAAACAGTAACACAAGGTAATTTTGTTTTAGTAAGAGTAGGTTATGCTCCAAAATCAAACGTAGATCCTATTTCGGCTGAAGTAATTGTAAATACAGCTAATAACGAATATAGAAAACGTGTAGGATCCTCAGGAGAAGTTTTTTCTCAAAGTTTAATGAATATTATTCATTTTGGGCTTGGAAATGAAAATAAAATAGAACGTATTAAAATAATATGGAGAAACGGGGAAACTATTGAATTTAAAAACAAAGATGCTAACGTAATTTACGATACTGATAAAATTGATCCCAAAAGTATTTCTATTGAACCTTTAACTATTAGAAAAGGCTCAAAAATTGCCTTAAACCTTTCAGTTACACCTAAAAATGCTAATAGTAGTGCAAGCTGGTTAACTAGTGATGAATCTATCATATCTGTAGATGAAAGAGGAATTGCTGAGGCACATGGAGCTATCAATCGAACAGCCACAATTACAGCCACCAGCAAAGCGAATGGATTAATAGCAAAAAGAGATATTGAAATTGTAAAATGGACTCCAAAGCCAGTTACTTCAATTATCATTAATGCCGAAAAAACTAAACTTTATACAGGTCAAAGTGCTAAATTAACAGCAATAATTTTACCCGAAAATGCAGATAATTCAGAACTTACTTGGGAATCAAATAATTCAAATGTTTTAACAGTTGATAATAAAGGAATTGTTAAAGCCAAAACACCTGGAACGGCTATAATTAGAGCCGCTACAGCTGATAATTCTGTGTTTTCAGAAATTAAAATTAAAATAGAACCATTTGTAGCTCCTTATATTAAGATTGTAAATAAAGCTGAAATTAAAAAACAACCACTTAAAATTGGAAATAATTTAAAAGTATCTGTAATATATAATGCTGGTTCTGAAAATCGCATTATTTCAGCTGATGAAGGAGGTATACGATTTTGGTTAAGACATTTTAAAAGTAAATGGATTCCAGTAAAAGATGTTGTGTTAACGGATAAGGAGGTATTGTATACCGAATCTGGAACTGCAACAAAGACTTTTTCGTTAAGAGGGCTTGTACCTTCAAAAAAACTGCCTAAAGGACATTTTTATCAGTTGCGTGTTACTTTTACAGCTAGTAATGGAGAGATGTATAGTGATGATATATTGCCTTTAGAAATTGAGGTAAATTAA